The Helicobacter cetorum MIT 00-7128 region AAGCGCTCTAGCTTTAGGTTTAGAAAAAAGAAGCATTGTTTTTAGAATCATTTTTCCCCAAGCTTTTTTATCTCTCTTGCCAGCTTGCTTGAACCTACTCACACGCATGATTAAAACCACTGCTTTAGTCTCTCTTATTGGAGCGATTGATTTATTAAAAGTAGGCCAGCAAATTATAGAAATCAATCTCTTACGCATGCCTAATGCGAGCTTTTTAGTTTATGGCGTGATTTTAATGATTTATTTTGCTTTGTGTTATAGCTTAAGTCTCTATAGCATTCATTTAGAGAAAAAATACCAACATATTAGAGGATAAGATGAGCGTATTATTAGAAACTAGAAATTTGCAAAAAACTTATCAAAATCTTTTAGTCTTAAATGGCATTAACTTCACTTTGAAAAAGGGTGAAGTAGCAGTTATCTTAGGGCCTAGTGGGTGCGGAAAAAGCACTTTTTTAAGGTGCTTAAACGGGCTTGAAAAAATTGATGGGGGCGAAATCATTTTTGAACAACAAAAAATTAATACCCCTACGACTAATTGGAGCAAGTTGCGCCAAAAAATTGGCATGGTGTTTCAAAACTATGAATTATTCCCGCATTTAAATGTTTTAGACAATATTTTACTCGCACCCCTAAAAGTGCAAAAACGCTCTCAAAGTGAAGTTACTATTCAAGCTATAGAGCTTTTAAGGCG contains the following coding sequences:
- a CDS encoding amino acid ABC transporter ATP-binding protein, giving the protein MSVLLETRNLQKTYQNLLVLNGINFTLKKGEVAVILGPSGCGKSTFLRCLNGLEKIDGGEIIFEQQKINTPTTNWSKLRQKIGMVFQNYELFPHLNVLDNILLAPLKVQKRSQSEVTIQAIELLRRVGLEHKQKAYPSELSGGQKQRVAIVRSLCTKPEVMLLDEITASLDPEMIKEVLEVVLELANEGMSMVVVTHEMKFAQKIADKIIFFDSGKIAEENTAKEFFNNPKSQRAQKFLETFHFLGSC